Proteins from one Candidatus Dormiibacterota bacterium genomic window:
- a CDS encoding response regulator transcription factor, protein MIVSGIPLRVVLVDDHEVVRNGIKSLLAETPDVSVVGEAGTVKDAIERAMWARPDVVIMDVRLPDGSGIEATREIRARLPNTQVLMLTTFSDDEALFASIMAGAAGYVLKQIKGADLVRAVQTVGRGESLLDPAVTKGLLDRLRRGKHLLKDERLARLSAQEERILEMIAEGKTNREIGDKLHLAEKTVKNYVTSILSKLEVARRAEAAAYLTRHTTTPGA, encoded by the coding sequence CTGATCGTGAGCGGCATTCCCCTTCGGGTCGTCCTCGTCGACGACCATGAAGTCGTCCGGAACGGCATCAAGTCGCTCCTCGCAGAGACTCCGGATGTCAGCGTCGTCGGTGAAGCGGGCACCGTCAAGGACGCCATCGAGCGGGCCATGTGGGCTCGACCCGACGTCGTCATCATGGACGTCCGCCTGCCGGACGGCAGCGGCATCGAGGCCACCCGAGAAATCCGGGCGCGTCTGCCAAACACCCAGGTCCTGATGCTGACCACCTTCTCGGACGACGAGGCGCTCTTCGCTTCGATCATGGCCGGCGCCGCCGGCTATGTCCTGAAGCAGATCAAGGGCGCCGACCTCGTCCGGGCCGTCCAGACCGTCGGCCGTGGCGAGAGTTTGCTCGATCCCGCCGTCACCAAGGGTCTGCTCGATCGGCTACGAAGGGGCAAGCACCTGCTCAAGGACGAACGGCTGGCCCGCCTCTCGGCCCAGGAGGAGCGCATCCTCGAGATGATCGCCGAGGGCAAGACGAACCGCGAGATCGGCGACAAGCTGCACCTTGCCGAGAAGACGGTCAAGAACTATGTCACCAGCATCCTCTCCAAGCTCGAGGTCGCCCGCCGCGCCGAAGCTGCCGCCTACCTGACGCGACACACCACGACGCCGGGCGCCTGA
- a CDS encoding EAL domain-containing protein, which produces MSTYSGGWSTQQLAEFLTAIASYSDRAGALTGAVERVAEALEAEVAAVVQGDVVLAAVGFPANDIPTALLCRAAAQDSATIELPSLGVCRVSIVALETPKDARLLVARTGASEFVREEAVLLRAMGRGLALTVRSLAALEEERHLRARSDAQSRENVRLVRQLQERQTLLERLAKIGQSISHRAPFTEVLDAIVRGASELVNAEIASFRLRDEANADALVILAQVGLAPEVLAEMALEPSSRGASSRSVAEDHLVVIADYPRFEGGVAALVRDGVQVAMAAPVRETGRVVGSLTVASREAGRVFTPAEQDTLVAFAEHASLALTDSKMAAAMQHQVLHDALTDLPNRTLFLDRLEHALARARREVGSITGVLFIDLDRFKNVNDSLGHEAGDQLLIQLGRRLRGSIREVDTPARLGGDEFAVLVEGVADLNEVIIVAQRIRDNLREPVTIGGNEIFSNPSIGVATSSDGREAASELLRNADTAMYRAKETGTRPCVVFEPTMHAAVMRRLELDADLARAVERNEFELHYQPVVRLEGETIDGAEALVRWRHPVKGLIPPAEFIGVAEETGQIVPLGRWVLQEAIRQATEWRAALPDRRHFSLSVNVSARQLQDPDLLGQLTRMLYESEFNPADLVLEITESVLMKDMAGTVGRLRELKQLGLRLAIDDFGTGYSSLGYLRHFPVDVLKIDRAFVDDIAEGTEQSAVARAIIGLSDALHLTTVAEGIETVGQLRLLRSLGCELGQGYYFSPPLQAKAFEALLQRGIGWRPGVAVAA; this is translated from the coding sequence ATGTCGACCTACTCCGGTGGTTGGTCGACCCAACAGCTCGCCGAGTTCCTCACCGCCATCGCGTCCTACTCAGACCGTGCGGGTGCGCTCACCGGGGCCGTCGAACGGGTCGCCGAGGCGCTTGAGGCGGAGGTTGCCGCCGTCGTTCAGGGCGATGTTGTCCTGGCCGCGGTCGGATTTCCGGCGAACGATATCCCCACAGCGCTGCTATGTAGGGCTGCCGCACAAGACTCCGCCACGATCGAGCTGCCGTCACTTGGGGTCTGCCGCGTCTCCATCGTGGCATTGGAAACTCCGAAAGATGCCCGTCTGCTGGTGGCACGGACCGGAGCTTCGGAATTCGTCCGCGAGGAGGCGGTCCTTTTGCGGGCGATGGGTCGCGGCCTTGCGCTGACGGTCCGCTCGCTCGCGGCGCTCGAGGAAGAGCGCCACCTGCGCGCCCGTAGTGATGCGCAAAGCCGAGAGAACGTGCGCCTGGTGCGTCAATTGCAGGAACGGCAGACCCTACTCGAACGTCTGGCCAAGATCGGGCAGTCGATCTCGCATCGCGCTCCGTTCACCGAGGTACTCGACGCGATCGTCCGGGGCGCCAGCGAGCTCGTCAACGCGGAGATCGCCAGCTTCCGCTTGCGCGACGAGGCCAACGCGGACGCCCTCGTCATTCTGGCGCAGGTCGGCCTCGCCCCCGAGGTGCTCGCTGAGATGGCGCTGGAACCCTCGTCTCGCGGCGCCAGTAGTCGGTCGGTGGCGGAGGACCATCTGGTGGTCATTGCGGATTACCCGCGGTTCGAGGGAGGGGTCGCCGCCCTCGTCCGCGACGGTGTCCAGGTCGCGATGGCCGCGCCCGTACGAGAGACCGGGCGGGTCGTGGGTAGTCTCACGGTGGCCTCGCGCGAGGCCGGCCGCGTCTTCACGCCCGCGGAGCAGGACACGCTGGTCGCTTTCGCCGAACATGCCAGCCTCGCGCTGACTGACTCCAAGATGGCGGCTGCCATGCAGCACCAGGTCTTGCACGATGCGCTCACCGATCTGCCCAACCGCACGCTCTTCCTGGATCGGCTCGAGCACGCGCTCGCTCGGGCGCGGCGGGAGGTCGGCTCGATCACCGGAGTGCTCTTCATCGATCTCGACCGCTTCAAGAACGTCAACGACAGCCTGGGGCATGAGGCAGGCGACCAGTTGCTGATCCAGCTAGGGCGTCGTCTGCGCGGGTCGATTCGCGAGGTGGATACGCCGGCCAGACTTGGCGGCGACGAGTTCGCCGTCCTGGTCGAAGGGGTGGCCGACCTGAATGAGGTGATCATTGTCGCCCAGCGCATCCGCGACAACTTGCGCGAGCCCGTGACGATCGGCGGCAACGAGATCTTCAGTAATCCCAGCATCGGCGTCGCCACCAGCAGCGATGGGCGAGAGGCCGCATCCGAGCTACTGCGCAATGCGGACACGGCCATGTACCGCGCCAAGGAGACGGGCACCAGGCCCTGTGTCGTCTTCGAGCCGACGATGCACGCCGCGGTTATGCGCCGCCTCGAACTGGATGCCGACCTCGCCCGTGCGGTCGAGCGAAACGAATTCGAGCTGCATTACCAACCGGTGGTTCGGCTCGAGGGGGAGACCATCGATGGCGCGGAGGCGCTGGTCCGCTGGCGCCATCCGGTGAAGGGGCTGATCCCGCCCGCGGAGTTCATCGGTGTCGCGGAGGAAACCGGGCAGATCGTGCCGCTGGGACGCTGGGTCTTGCAGGAGGCAATCCGCCAGGCAACCGAGTGGAGGGCGGCTTTGCCGGATCGTCGCCACTTCAGCCTGAGCGTCAACGTCTCTGCACGGCAGCTCCAGGACCCGGACCTACTTGGGCAGCTGACGCGCATGCTCTACGAATCCGAGTTCAACCCCGCTGACCTCGTGCTCGAGATCACCGAATCGGTGCTCATGAAGGACATGGCGGGGACCGTAGGGAGGCTGCGGGAGCTAAAGCAGCTCGGGCTGCGGCTGGCCATCGACGACTTCGGGACGGGGTATTCCTCGCTCGGATACCTGCGTCACTTCCCAGTCGATGTCCTCAAGATCGATCGGGCGTTCGTCGATGACATCGCCGAAGGCACCGAGCAGTCAGCCGTCGCCCGAGCCATCATCGGCCTGAGTGATGCCCTCCACTTGACCACGGTGGCGGAGGGGATCGAAACGGTGGGTCAACTTCGCCTGTTGCGTTCGCTCGGCTGCGAGCTGGGACAGGGCTACTATTTCTCGCCGCCGCTGCAGGCGAAGGCGTTCGAAGCTCTTTTGCAGCGTGGCATCGGCTGGAGGCCGGGCGTCGCAGTCGCCGCCTAG
- a CDS encoding chemotaxis protein CheW translates to MTRDSQQVLVERARRLAMPLGDGADARVTMLGFTLGDEGFVTALAGLTEATPVSHLAPLPNVPALYAGIANVRGALIPVFDLRSVLNIRAPRAGTLPIMLVIDTPQPAGIWVDRLDGLLSVEPATLRRDHGPQSAWFLGRTPDLRTAIDLRALLTTAIALQTNRAVEASTRP, encoded by the coding sequence ATGACCCGAGATTCTCAGCAGGTCCTGGTCGAGCGCGCCCGACGACTCGCGATGCCCCTCGGCGACGGTGCCGACGCCCGAGTGACGATGCTTGGCTTCACGCTCGGCGACGAAGGATTCGTCACCGCCCTGGCAGGGCTCACGGAGGCGACACCGGTCAGCCATCTAGCGCCGCTTCCCAACGTTCCCGCCCTCTACGCCGGGATTGCCAACGTGCGGGGAGCCTTGATTCCCGTCTTCGATCTGCGAAGCGTGCTGAACATTCGCGCGCCCCGTGCGGGGACGCTCCCGATCATGCTGGTTATCGACACTCCGCAACCTGCAGGGATCTGGGTCGACCGGCTGGACGGGCTGCTGTCCGTCGAGCCCGCGACCCTCCGCCGCGATCATGGGCCGCAATCCGCGTGGTTCCTCGGGCGAACGCCGGACCTTCGTACGGCGATCGACCTTCGCGCGCTGCTAACGACGGCCATTGCACTGCAGACGAACCGGGCTGTGGAGGCATCCACCCGGCCATGA
- a CDS encoding ATP-binding protein produces MNEEALTQELMATYRAEARERLEAITRVLLEIERNPSGSERAQQVEHIFREVHSLKGAARSVSAIAVEGVAHAFEDAIVAARKRPTVEELPLHDWYGHLDQLSALIDHSAVPSASAEESIRVATPRLDRLMADVGALLVGEQARAQLIRDLTGLAASLSSAEQRWRRSQAGRQSGGWPDDLHHVHQRLKLSTQSARQQQAEMRRQLDTLDNDIRELRMMTVGGLFRSFERMVLDLTRETGKRVDLELLGEATNVDKGVLDALRDPLLHLIRNAIDHGIETPAERESAGKPATAHLALRADRGGNVVVITISDDGRGIDLTAVRGQAVRLGLLSAAQADGLSGPEVFELLFRSGLSTRTEASEVSGRGLGLAIVRQAVELLRGQVIVERSGPQGTVFRLSVPLTLSTTRCLLVRALGGTQAIPLELIERTALIRPEQILTVQGQPTIRLDGRAVSLFWRERASPRAKEKTPVVIFQTRGGLVAFPVDALLGEQELVVKPFPALLPLVPTMSGASTLPSGEVVLILNPIDLIDHALSPAGIAQAVAEAA; encoded by the coding sequence ATGAACGAAGAAGCCCTGACTCAAGAGCTGATGGCCACCTACCGGGCCGAGGCACGAGAGCGACTGGAGGCAATCACCAGGGTTCTGCTCGAAATCGAACGGAATCCTTCAGGGTCGGAGCGTGCTCAGCAAGTGGAGCACATCTTTCGTGAGGTGCACAGCCTGAAAGGCGCGGCGCGCTCGGTTTCGGCGATCGCCGTAGAGGGGGTCGCCCATGCTTTCGAGGATGCGATTGTCGCAGCGCGCAAGCGACCAACCGTCGAGGAGCTGCCGCTGCACGACTGGTACGGGCACCTTGATCAGCTGAGTGCCTTGATCGACCACTCCGCCGTCCCGAGTGCATCGGCAGAGGAGAGTATCAGAGTGGCGACGCCGCGACTCGACCGGCTGATGGCCGACGTCGGCGCGCTTCTTGTGGGGGAGCAAGCACGGGCCCAGCTAATCCGAGACCTCACGGGTCTAGCCGCGAGCCTGAGTTCGGCCGAACAGCGCTGGCGCCGGTCGCAGGCCGGGCGGCAGTCAGGCGGGTGGCCGGACGACCTTCACCACGTCCATCAGCGACTGAAGCTCAGCACCCAGTCGGCGCGCCAACAGCAAGCCGAGATGCGTCGGCAGCTCGACACGCTGGACAACGACATCCGCGAGCTTCGCATGATGACCGTTGGAGGACTTTTCCGATCGTTCGAGCGCATGGTTTTAGACCTGACTCGGGAGACAGGCAAGCGGGTTGACCTGGAGCTGTTAGGCGAAGCGACGAACGTCGATAAGGGTGTGCTCGACGCGCTTCGCGACCCGCTGCTGCATCTCATTCGCAACGCCATCGACCACGGCATCGAAACGCCTGCCGAGCGGGAGTCGGCTGGCAAGCCGGCGACCGCCCACCTGGCGCTGAGGGCGGACCGAGGAGGAAACGTGGTCGTCATCACCATATCGGACGACGGTCGGGGCATCGATCTCACCGCGGTGCGCGGACAGGCGGTTCGCCTCGGGCTACTCAGCGCCGCGCAGGCAGACGGCCTCTCTGGTCCTGAGGTCTTCGAACTGCTCTTTCGGAGCGGCCTTTCGACCCGCACCGAGGCGAGCGAAGTCTCGGGTCGTGGGCTCGGTCTCGCCATCGTCAGACAGGCCGTGGAGCTTTTGCGCGGGCAGGTCATAGTCGAGCGCTCCGGTCCTCAGGGAACGGTGTTTCGGCTCTCGGTCCCTCTCACCTTGTCCACCACGCGATGCCTGCTGGTGCGGGCTCTCGGCGGTACCCAGGCAATTCCACTGGAATTGATCGAACGAACCGCGCTCATCCGGCCGGAGCAGATCTTGACCGTTCAGGGACAGCCCACGATCCGCCTGGACGGGCGGGCGGTAAGCCTCTTCTGGCGCGAGCGCGCGAGCCCGCGGGCAAAAGAGAAGACGCCGGTCGTCATCTTTCAGACCCGCGGTGGCCTGGTGGCGTTTCCAGTTGATGCGTTGCTGGGCGAGCAGGAACTGGTTGTGAAGCCGTTTCCCGCCCTGCTTCCGCTCGTGCCCACGATGAGCGGCGCGAGCACGCTCCCATCGGGAGAAGTCGTTCTGATCCTCAATCCGATCGATCTCATCGACCACGCGCTCTCGCCAGCCGGCATCGCTCAGGCGGTCGCGGAGGCAGCATGA
- a CDS encoding NUDIX domain-containing protein yields the protein MIVAVLPKVSRPSARAICLDDRGRILLLHWRDPFDGSTKWEPPGGGIDAGETPLQAARRELVEETGLPGDLVEPRPVEIARTFRWNGRDHEHTEWFYLARIPKTEVRPAGLRPDERDNFLGYRWFSPEELRLSSERIEPIQLLDVIADLTRQ from the coding sequence ATGATCGTGGCGGTGCTCCCCAAGGTCTCCCGTCCCTCCGCGCGAGCCATCTGTCTCGATGACAGGGGCCGGATTCTCTTGCTTCACTGGCGCGATCCCTTCGATGGATCCACCAAATGGGAGCCGCCAGGAGGGGGCATCGATGCAGGCGAGACGCCGCTACAGGCAGCGCGCCGCGAGCTCGTCGAGGAAACCGGCCTACCCGGCGACCTGGTCGAGCCTCGGCCGGTCGAAATTGCTCGCACCTTTCGCTGGAACGGCCGCGACCACGAGCACACGGAGTGGTTCTACCTGGCGCGAATTCCGAAGACAGAGGTCCGTCCCGCTGGGCTGCGGCCTGACGAACGCGACAATTTTCTGGGCTACCGCTGGTTCAGCCCGGAGGAGCTCCGATTATCCTCCGAGCGCATTGAGCCGATTCAGCTGCTCGACGTCATCGCCGACCTCACTCGCCAGTAG
- a CDS encoding chemotaxis protein CheW: MSQHLVTFVVDGLLCSLPMEQVEQVVAMPAITPLPGADRQVLGVIDLHGSPCLVINLRRLLGLPEAPIQPEQHLLIVKAGQGVCAVGVDQALDVAAGDVLTVPGDRRSGELIQGLSPSGGLLHLVLDSAHLLDAAPLAPGRARKLATAAEIPA, translated from the coding sequence ATGAGCCAGCACCTGGTGACGTTCGTCGTCGACGGCCTGCTCTGCTCGCTGCCGATGGAGCAGGTCGAGCAAGTTGTCGCTATGCCCGCTATCACGCCGCTTCCCGGCGCCGACCGTCAAGTCCTGGGAGTTATCGATCTGCATGGATCGCCGTGCCTGGTCATCAACCTCCGCCGGCTCCTTGGATTGCCGGAGGCGCCAATCCAGCCCGAGCAGCACCTCTTGATCGTTAAGGCTGGCCAGGGCGTCTGCGCCGTCGGCGTCGACCAGGCGCTCGACGTGGCAGCCGGCGATGTCCTGACGGTGCCGGGTGACCGCCGCTCAGGAGAGCTGATTCAGGGGCTGTCGCCGAGCGGCGGCCTCTTGCACCTCGTCCTGGACAGTGCTCATTTGCTAGATGCCGCGCCGCTCGCGCCGGGACGCGCACGGAAACTCGCCACGGCCGCGGAGATTCCGGCATGA
- a CDS encoding MmcQ/YjbR family DNA-binding protein — MTSVRQLRRTALSLPEATEQDHHGRPSFRVRGKIFATLWDPERVNVMLDLHQIRIAVNDHPGVCREFWWGKQIRAVQLTLPLADARVVRELITAAWRLKAPRGLTRSRDQGR; from the coding sequence ATGACGTCCGTCCGCCAGCTGCGCCGGACAGCGCTGTCGCTCCCCGAAGCGACTGAGCAGGACCACCACGGCCGGCCCTCCTTTCGGGTCCGCGGGAAGATCTTCGCAACCCTCTGGGACCCGGAACGCGTCAACGTCATGCTCGACCTGCATCAGATCCGGATCGCGGTGAACGATCACCCAGGCGTGTGCCGGGAGTTTTGGTGGGGGAAACAGATCCGCGCCGTCCAGCTGACGCTGCCCCTGGCTGATGCCCGGGTAGTTCGCGAGCTGATCACAGCGGCGTGGCGACTGAAGGCGCCGCGAGGATTGACGAGGTCTCGGGATCAGGGAAGATGA
- a CDS encoding FIST N-terminal domain-containing protein: MVDTGPRRWMRVGRSAAGDARSAGEEAAGQALEQDKASLLVVFCSDAYDLELLIRTISERSGGAPLIGCSTAGEIGVSGPGDSSVVVTALGGEGFSIATALATGASGRLRLASAEVAASVSRLAERPHKVLMLLSDGLSGDQQEVVRGAYSVVGAAVPLVGGCAGDDLKMKRTYQFHGTQVVTDAVVGAAIASDSPMGIGVRHGWRRVGEPMLVTGSADNRVHTLDDKPALDIYLDRLNAPASARTDAAAFTRFAITHPLGLSRRSGEEVRFVGEANFEDRSLICIAGVPQGGLAWFMEGDDTSVLEATDAACSDALASLDGHRPVGFLAFDCIARRGVLGDEGIRREVSRIGLHAGGAPIAGFYTYGEIARTNGVSGFHNQTLVILALS; the protein is encoded by the coding sequence ATGGTGGACACGGGCCCGCGTCGGTGGATGCGCGTCGGCCGATCGGCAGCGGGTGATGCCCGGTCGGCTGGCGAGGAGGCGGCCGGCCAGGCACTCGAGCAGGACAAGGCGAGCCTCCTCGTGGTGTTCTGCTCTGATGCCTACGACCTGGAGCTGCTGATCCGAACGATCAGCGAACGGTCGGGTGGCGCGCCGCTCATCGGATGCTCGACAGCGGGTGAGATCGGTGTCTCCGGCCCCGGGGATTCCAGCGTGGTTGTGACGGCGTTAGGCGGCGAGGGCTTCTCGATCGCAACGGCGCTGGCGACTGGCGCCTCCGGGCGCCTTCGTTTGGCGAGCGCGGAGGTCGCAGCGTCGGTATCTCGCCTGGCCGAGCGCCCGCACAAAGTCTTGATGCTCCTCAGCGACGGCCTTTCCGGCGACCAGCAGGAGGTCGTCCGAGGTGCCTACTCAGTCGTTGGCGCGGCCGTCCCCCTGGTGGGAGGCTGCGCCGGCGACGACCTCAAGATGAAACGGACGTACCAATTCCACGGCACCCAGGTGGTAACCGATGCCGTCGTTGGGGCAGCGATTGCCTCGGATTCCCCGATGGGCATCGGCGTTCGGCATGGTTGGCGGCGCGTCGGCGAACCGATGCTGGTCACAGGCAGTGCCGACAACCGGGTCCATACCCTCGACGACAAGCCTGCGCTCGACATTTACCTGGATCGCCTCAACGCGCCGGCCAGCGCTCGAACGGATGCCGCGGCCTTCACCCGGTTTGCGATCACCCACCCCCTCGGCCTCAGCCGGCGTAGCGGCGAGGAGGTCCGCTTCGTTGGCGAAGCCAATTTCGAGGACCGGTCACTCATCTGCATCGCCGGCGTCCCGCAGGGTGGCCTGGCCTGGTTCATGGAGGGCGACGACACGTCGGTGCTCGAGGCCACTGACGCGGCCTGCTCCGATGCGCTGGCCTCCCTCGATGGTCACCGCCCGGTCGGGTTCCTCGCCTTCGACTGCATCGCCCGGCGCGGCGTGCTGGGCGACGAGGGGATTCGCCGCGAGGTGTCGCGCATCGGCCTCCATGCCGGCGGCGCGCCCATCGCCGGGTTCTATACGTATGGCGAGATCGCGCGCACGAATGGCGTCAGTGGTTTTCACAATCAGACGCTGGTAATTCTCGCGCTGAGCTGA
- a CDS encoding SidA/IucD/PvdA family monooxygenase — MLDAVGVGVGPFNLSLAALLAPTGFNARFFERSSVFDFDKTGK, encoded by the coding sequence ATGCTGGACGCGGTCGGGGTAGGGGTAGGTCCGTTTAATCTCAGCCTAGCCGCCCTGTTGGCTCCGACGGGCTTCAACGCGCGATTCTTCGAGAGGAGCTCGGTCTTCGATTTCGATAAGACCGGCAAATGA
- a CDS encoding response regulator, producing MTDAKKASRILIAEDSHTQAKRAQLVLEEAGFQVIIAVDGEAAWEVLMQDTIDMVVSDIDMPRLDGFGLCVRVKADPRLAQVPFVLLTGRMDLEALVRGLEVGADDVINKTWVPSLLVARLTALLGGRRPAAGGTGSRERLLELILSRTIELEDAYRALDEERRRAA from the coding sequence ATGACCGACGCTAAGAAAGCTTCGCGAATTCTGATCGCTGAGGACAGCCATACTCAAGCCAAGCGGGCGCAACTGGTGCTCGAGGAGGCAGGCTTCCAGGTCATCATTGCCGTCGACGGCGAAGCTGCTTGGGAGGTGCTCATGCAAGACACGATCGACATGGTGGTGTCCGACATCGATATGCCACGCCTCGATGGGTTCGGGCTGTGCGTTCGGGTCAAAGCCGACCCACGGCTCGCGCAGGTGCCATTCGTGCTCCTGACCGGCCGGATGGACCTCGAAGCCCTCGTGCGGGGGCTCGAGGTAGGCGCCGATGACGTCATCAACAAAACATGGGTTCCGAGCCTGCTCGTGGCCAGGCTGACCGCCCTTCTGGGGGGTCGGAGGCCGGCGGCTGGTGGGACCGGATCACGCGAGCGGCTGCTCGAGCTCATCTTGAGCCGAACCATCGAATTGGAGGACGCGTACCGAGCGCTTGACGAGGAGCGGCGCCGCGCTGCGTGA
- a CDS encoding methyl-accepting chemotaxis protein, whose translation MNIFARILAGYALTLLMTLSIAAVAVVQVGQMETASNRGAGANAQLIVGLIVVLAIFITVGIGVFIARSISVPLGQITVAANRIGDGELIETPRFARQDEIGLLAGALTRMMQGQRNLAERERTAKEESAKTITRYIAFVARVADRDLSGTLEVSGNGEIAALGRDLNKMNANLRELAVQIQDATNDLGSGVSEILAAASEQTSSAANQATAIQETTATINAIRTTVEQTSQRSGQVASMARDSVKATDDGRGSVESTIESMAAIKAQVEGIAQNILALSGQGQQIGDIITTVNDFAEQSNLLALNAAIEAARAGEHGKGFAVVASEVRNLAEQSKVATTRVRELLSEIQKATNSAVMVTEEGLKGVESGSKNVDGAGTAIKSLSETIRRTAQTAEQIAIAVQQQTVGMEQIAVAMGEINQATAQAVAGSRQTQLSAQNITELSERMSKLARSYILS comes from the coding sequence ATGAACATCTTCGCCCGAATCCTTGCTGGCTACGCGTTGACGCTATTGATGACGCTCAGCATCGCCGCGGTCGCCGTCGTTCAGGTGGGGCAGATGGAGACTGCCAGCAATCGGGGTGCGGGCGCGAACGCTCAACTGATCGTCGGCTTGATTGTTGTGCTCGCCATCTTTATCACGGTCGGGATTGGCGTGTTCATCGCCCGCAGCATCTCGGTGCCGCTCGGCCAGATCACCGTCGCGGCAAACCGGATCGGCGATGGCGAGCTGATCGAGACGCCGCGCTTTGCGCGGCAAGACGAGATCGGGCTCCTGGCGGGCGCCCTCACTCGGATGATGCAAGGCCAGCGAAACCTCGCGGAACGCGAGCGCACGGCGAAAGAGGAATCGGCGAAGACGATCACGCGCTACATCGCCTTCGTTGCGAGAGTCGCCGACCGTGATCTGAGCGGGACCCTTGAGGTGTCCGGGAATGGGGAGATCGCCGCGCTTGGGCGAGACCTTAACAAGATGAACGCCAACTTGCGGGAACTGGCCGTCCAGATCCAGGACGCCACCAACGACCTGGGCTCAGGTGTTTCCGAGATCCTGGCCGCCGCCAGTGAGCAAACCTCGAGCGCGGCCAACCAGGCGACCGCCATCCAGGAGACCACCGCCACGATCAACGCGATCCGTACCACCGTCGAGCAGACCTCGCAGCGCTCGGGTCAGGTGGCGAGCATGGCCCGGGACTCGGTCAAGGCCACGGACGACGGCAGAGGCTCGGTCGAATCGACGATCGAAAGCATGGCCGCCATCAAGGCGCAAGTGGAGGGCATCGCGCAGAACATCCTGGCGCTGAGCGGACAGGGCCAGCAAATCGGTGACATCATTACCACCGTCAACGACTTTGCCGAGCAGTCCAACTTGCTCGCCCTCAACGCCGCTATCGAAGCGGCCCGCGCGGGGGAGCACGGAAAAGGATTTGCGGTCGTTGCCTCAGAGGTTCGCAACCTGGCGGAACAGTCCAAGGTCGCCACCACTCGGGTGCGGGAGCTGCTGAGCGAGATTCAGAAGGCGACGAACAGTGCCGTCATGGTCACCGAGGAGGGACTCAAGGGCGTCGAGAGCGGATCGAAGAACGTCGACGGCGCCGGGACCGCGATCAAATCGCTCTCGGAGACCATCCGCCGAACCGCGCAGACGGCCGAACAAATCGCGATCGCAGTGCAGCAGCAAACCGTGGGCATGGAGCAGATCGCCGTGGCAATGGGCGAGATCAACCAGGCGACCGCCCAGGCAGTGGCGGGGTCACGACAGACTCAGCTATCCGCTCAAAACATCACCGAGCTCAGCGAACGCATGAGCAAACTCGCCAGGAGTTACATCCTGTCGTAA